The Pan troglodytes isolate AG18354 chromosome 1, NHGRI_mPanTro3-v2.0_pri, whole genome shotgun sequence genome includes a region encoding these proteins:
- the LOC129144218 gene encoding uncharacterized protein LOC129144218: MHQGQRYAGAAVTSETEVIWAEPLPPGTSAQKAELIALTRALTLGARKKLTVYTDSRYAFATVHIHGAIYRERGLLTAKGKEIKNKQEILALLTALWRPEKLAIVHCPGHQKLTTPTAQGNFLADQTARNVAKAPSQLLALQLPDPGPRDLPYFPEYSEQDLQWIDKLPLKQIQNGWWTDTNDQTILPEKLGQQVLEHIHRTTHLGARRMIDRIRRSKLKIRRIAETASSIVTRCKVCQLNNAYPQSQAATGTRLRGTRPGIYWEVDFTEIKPGKYGYRYLLVFVDTFSGWTEAFPTKRETAQVVAKKILEDILPRYGFPIQIGSDNGPAFIAKVSQDLASILGANWKLHCAYRPQSSGQVERMNRTLKETLTKLTIETGANWVVLLPYALFRARNTPYKLGLTPYEIMYGRPPPLVPSLKDDLLKSETENVSEFLFSLQSLTENSPRNLAQAERAI; this comes from the coding sequence atgcatcaaggccagaggtacgctggagcggcagtaacttcagagactgaggtaatctgggcggaacccctgcccccggggacatcggcccagaaggccgaactgatagcgctcacccgagctcttaccttaggggcgaggaaaaagctgacagtatatacagacagccgatatgcttttgcaacggtgcatatacatggggccatttacagggagcgagggttactgacggctaaaggaaaagagataaaaaacaagcaagagatcctagccctgctaacagccctatggaggccagaaaaattagccattgtacattgcccagggcatcagaaactaactactccaactgctcaaggcaactttctggcagaccaaactgcaaggaatgtggcgaaggctcccagccaactccttgcactccagctccctgacccgggcccccgggacttgccatatttccctgaatattcagaacaagatctccagtggattgacaaacttcccctgaaacaaatccagaatgggtggtggactgatactaatgaccaaaccatcctaccagaaaaattaggacaacaggtgttagaacacatccaccgaaccacccacctgggggcccggcggatgatagaccggatcagacgctccaagctcaaaatcagacgtatagctgagacggccagcagtatcgtgacacgttgcaaagtctgccagcttaacaacgcatacccccaatctcaagctgcaacaggaacaaggctcaggggaaccaggcccggtatctactgggaagtagattttactgaaataaagccaggaaagtacgggtaccggtacttacttgtctttgtagatactttttcagggtggactgaagcattcccaaccaaaagagaaactgctcaggtcgtagcaaagaaaattctggaagatatccttcccaggtatggcttccccatccagatagggtcagataatgggcccgctttcatcgctaaggtaagtcaggacttggcttccatccttggggcaaattggaaactacattgcgcttacaggccccagagttcaggacaggtagaaaggatgaatcggaccttaaaagagaccttaactaaattgactatagagactggtgctaattgggtagtccttctcccctatgctctgttccgggcccgtaataccccttacaaactgggccttaccccttacgaaatcatgtatggcagacctccacccctggttcctagcttaaaagatgacctgcttaagtctgaaacagaaaatgtctctgaattcttattttccttacaaagtcttacagaaaattcaccaagaaatctggcccaagctgaaagagctatatga